The genome window TTTTTGACTCGGTGGGGGGGGGGGGGTGCGGGGCCCCCCCCCGCTTCGTCATTCTTACGGCGTCCCGATGTGATCCGCGTGCCGGCGCCGGACCGGCGAGCACGGGCGAGTGCGCGGTGAAACCCGCGCCGTGACAGGTTTTCATAAAAATAAATAAATGCCACCGCGATTCTGACGTGTCAAGACAAAATCATTTGACAGGCGTTCGGCGGGGTGGTAGTGTGTGAGCACCGAGCTGCGCAGCTGGGTGATCGTACGTGTGATCGGAGGTAGAACGCTTGGAAGGTACCGTCAAGTGGTTCAGCGCGGAGAAGGGCTACGGCTTCATCACGCGCGACGACGGTCAGGGCGACGTGTTCGTCCACTTCTCCGAGATTCAGGGCAGCGGCTTCCGCACCCTGAATGAGGGGCAGCGGGTGAGCTTCGAAGTGGCCGACAGCCCGAAGGGTCCGCAGGCGCAAAAGGTAGTAGCTCTTTAACCGAGCGCGAACCCCAAGCGTCCCGAAGCGGTGATCAAAGCCCCCCGACGACGGTCGGGGGGCTTTTTGCGTGGCGCCGAGCGCACCGCGGAGACGGCGCCTGGACGGCAGTCATAACGACGCGACCGCTCTCATGGAATAGAGCCATCCCACACCTGGAGGCGTTCCGGCGTGCGGATGGCGAGGGGATTGCGGGTCGCCGTCCTGGCGTGCGTCGCCGGCTTGCTGGTCTTTGGCTCGGCCGGGCCGGCGCACGCGCCCGCGGCGCCGTCCGCCGGATTCGTTTCGGAACCGGCCGCGACGATGTCGGAAGCGCCACCGGTTCCGGCCGGCGTCCCCCCAGTCGAAACGTCCAAGCCTCCGGCGCCTCCCCCCCTGATCCGCCTCGTGGCCGGCGGCGACGTGCGCCTGTCGGACCGCGTGGACGAGATCATCCGGCAGCACGGCGTGGACTATCCCTGGCGCAACCTCGCGCCCGTGTTCCAGCAGGCCGACGTGGTCCTCGTCAACTTCGAAATGTCGGTGGGCAATGCCGGCAAGCCGGCCCACAAAACGTACGTGTTCCGCGCCCCGGCCGAGAATCTCGACGGCATGGCCGCGGCCGGCGTGACGGTGGCGGGCATGGCCAACAATCACATTCTGGATTACGGCGTGCCGGGACTGGAGACGGCCCTTGAAGCCAGCCGCGCCCGGGGGCTGGTCCCGGTGGGGGCGGGCATGGACGCGGACGAGGCGTGGGCCGTGCGCGTGGTGAGACCGAGCCGGACCGCTCCTTCCGAGGCCGCCACCGGGGCCTCCGGGCTCGGCGAGGATCGCGGCGCCTGCGTGGCGTTCGTCGCCGCGACGCGGATCTTTCCCTACGAGGAATGGTTGGCCACCGCCGCCCGTCCGGGGGTGGCCGGCGCGCACGACGAGGACCGCTTGATCGCCGGCATCGGCCTGGCCCGTCAAAAGTGCGACAACGTCGTCGTGGCGATTCACTGGGGCGTCGAGGGGTCTCCCCGCCCGAAACCGTCCGACCGCGATCTCGCTCACCGGATGATCGACGCGGGCGCCACGGTGGTCGTGGGCAGCCACCCGCACGTGCTGCAGGGCGTGGAACGGTACGGGGACGGGCTGATCGCGTACAGCCTGGGCAATCTCATCTTCACGCCCAACGGGCGGAACGCGTGGACGGGCCGCACCATGGTCATCGAGGCGACCCTCCAGGGCGGCGCGGTCGTCGACGCCCGGTTGGTCCCGTTCGTCCTGCGCAAGGCCTCGCCCGACGTTCCGGACGCAGAAGAGCGGAGGGCGATCCTTGAGCGCGTCGACCAGCTGTCCCGGGCGTGGGGGGTTCAGGTGAACCCCGATGGCGCCCTGTGGTGGCCGGCTCCTTCCGGGGGTTGACCCGTCATCCCAGCCGCTCCGGAGGCACCTGCGGGCGCAGGAGGATCGTGTTGTAGATCACGCCGGGACGCGCCGCGAGCACATGAAGCACCGCGTCGGCCACGTCCTCGGGCCGCAGGGACCACGGCTTGGGCGTGGAGCCGGCGAAGCCGGTCTGGACGGACCCCGGACACACGGCCGTCACCCGGATCTCGAACGGCTTGAGCTCCTGGGTCAGGGTGTCGCTCAGCGCCATGACGGCCCACTTGGAGGCGCAGTAGCCGGCGCCTCCGGGGAACGTGGTGGTCCCGGCGACGGATGCGATGTTGACGATGTGGCCCGAACGCCGCGCCTTCATCCCGGGGATGGCCGCCCGGCAGAAGAGGAACACCGCGCGGGCGTTGACGTCCATCATCTCGTCCCAAGCGTCGGGGTGGAGTTCGTCGACCGGCGCGTAGTGGCCCACTCCGGCGTTGTTCACGAGCCCCCAGAGGGGCCCGAGCGCTTTCTCCGCCTCGGCGACGCAGCGCGCCGGGAAGTCGCGCTCGCGCACGTCGCCGGCGAGGCTCCAGACCGCCGGGGCTCCGGCCGTGCGGCACTCCCCGGCCACGTCGGACAGCCGCGCCGCATCGCGCGCGGTCAAGGCCAGTTGAGCGCCCTCGCGCGCCAGCGCCAGCGCCACGGCGCGGCCGATGCCGCGGCTGGCGCCCGTCACGAGGATGGTCTTGCCCTGCAATCGCCCGTCTGCCACGTCACTCACCCTTTCCTATCGTTCGAGCAGTCCTCGAGCACGATGGCGCGGCCATGGCGCCGCGCGGCGAACGGCCAGCGGTCCACGCAGGCGCACGCGGCGAGGTCCTCGCCGAGCCCGACGGCCATGACGTTGCGCCCGGCCCGGCTGGCCCGCAGGCACTCGAGTTCGCGCCCCCGCCAGAGCCGGTGCACCGCGAGCGCCACGAGGGCCGCGTCGCCGCTGGGCTGCGCCCCCCATCCGACGAGGCGGTCGGCCAGGGTGCCCGCCGCCAGCAGATCGTCGACGGCCAGGCTGCCCTCCGTGCCCGCGCAGACGATGAGCATGCGCTCCGCGCCGGATTGTTGCGCCGCCCGCGCCATGGCGTGCGCCGTCGCGGAGACGTTCATAAGCGCGAAGGCGTAGACGGCGGCCGCCGACGCCGGCACCGCCGCCAGCGCCCGGCTTCCGTTGGTCGTGGCCAGCGCCAGCCGTCCGCCCCGCAGGCGGGACGCGGCCGCCTCGATCTCGCGCGGCGAGTTGCCGAAGTCAAAGCCCGGCAGCCGCACGGCGCCCCGCTCGCCGGCGAGGAGCCAGGACGGGTCGGCCTCGCGCCAGCCGATCGCCTCCGATGGCTCCTCCACGGGCCACACCTCGCGGGCGCCGGCGGCCAGGGCGGCGACGATCGTGCTGGTGGCGCGGATCTGGTCGACGACGGCCACGACGGCGCGCGGCCACGGGAAGTCTGCAAGCTGCTCCAGCGCCTCTCGGGCGGGCAGCACTTCGACAGGTGTCGCTTCCAGTCGGGTCAAGGTTCGGATCCCTTCCTCCCCTCATACGTTAGATCACAGTTCGACCCGGGAGGCAGTGGATCGTGTCGACACGCGAGCCGGCCGGACCGTTCGTCGACCCGCGCGAGCTGGATCGACAATACGTTTGGCACCCCATGACGCAGCACTCCGCGCTCTCCCAAGAGCCGCTCGTCCTGATGACCTCAGCCGAGCGGCACGTGGTCCGGGACCACACGGGGCGGGCGTACCTCGACGCGATGGCCGGCCTCTGGTGCGTCAACGCCGGCTACGGCCGCGCGGAGATCGCCGAAGCCGCGTACCGGCAGATGATCCGGCTGCCGTACTACCCGCACACGCAGGCCAACGCGCCCGCGGCCGAACTGGCGGCGCGCCTCGCGAGGCTTCTCGGCGGCCGCCTGCGCCGGACGTACTTCGTCAGTTCCGGATCCGAGGCCAACGAGGCGGCGTTCAAGATCGCGCGGCAGTACCACCTGCAGCGCCACGGGGGACAGCGCCGGTACAAGATCGTCGGGCGGCACCACTCCTACCACGGAACCACGCTCGCGACCCTCGCGGCCAGCGGCATGGCGGCCCGAACGGAGCGGTTCGAGCCGCTGCCGGGCGGCTTCCTGCGCGTTCCGGCCCCGTACTGCTACCGGTGCCCGTTCGGCCTCGCCTACCCGAAGTGCGGCGTCGCCTGCGCCCACCAGGTCGAGCAGGCGATCCTCGCCGAAGGTCCCGAGACGGTGGCCGCGGTGGTGCTGGAACCGGTGCAGAGCGCGGCGGGCGTGCTCGTGCCTCCGAAGGAGTACCTGCCGATCGTGGCGGAGGCGTGCCGCCGCCATGGGGTGCTGCTGATCGTCGACGAGGTCATCACCGGGTTTGGCCGCACGGGGAAGATGTTCGGACACCACTGGTACGGCGTCGAGCCGGACCTCGTGACGATGGCGAAGGCGCTGACCAGCGCGTACGTTCCGATGGGCGCCGTCACGGCCACGGAGGAGGTCTTCTCCGCCTTTCTGGGCGAGCCGGGCAGCGGCCGAGAAGCCGTACAGATCAGCACGTTCGGCGGGCACCCGGTGGCGAGCGCGGCGGCCCTTGCCAACCTCGACATCCTGGAGCGGGAGGACCTGGCGCGAAACGCGCTGGAGGTGGGCGCGTACCTTCTGGAAGCTCTCGGCCGGTTGCGCGCGCACCCCGCGGTCGGCGACATTCGCGGCCTTGGGCTGCTGATCGGCGTGGAGCTCGTCGCCGACCGGGAGTCGCGACGACCGCTGGACCCGGCGCTCGCGGTCCAGGTAGCCCGCGACTGTTTCCAGGCGGGGGTCATCGTGGGCCGCTCGGCGCGCACGTATGTGGGCGGCGGTCATACGCTGACGATCGCGCCCCCGCTCACATGGACGCGCGAGGAGGCCGATGAGCTGGTCGCGGCCCTGGAGCGCGCCCTTCGCCGCCTGGACCGGTAGGTTCGGGCGCCCCCTGACACATCAAAAAACGCGTGAAGGAGGCCGACGATGCGGTCGACCAAAGCCTGGGACGGGGTGTGTGCGCATCCCATCGGCGGGCGGCTCGACAAGCCGCGCCGCGCCGGCGTGACCATGGTCATCGACAAGGGGCTCGGGCTGGAGTCGACGCGCGAGCTCCTCGCGCTCGCCGGCGACTACATCGATTTCATCAAACTGGGGTTCGGGACGTCCGCGTTCTACGACGCGGAGCTCTTGCGCGCGAAGATTCGCCTCATCCGCGGTCACGGCGTCCACGTCTACCCCGGCGGCACGTTCCTCGAAGTCGCGGAGCTTCAGTCGGCGACGGACGCGTTCCTGGAGCGGGCGGAGGCGCTGGGCTTCGACTACGTGGAGGTCTCCGACGGCACGCTTGCGATCGCCCCGGAGCGCCGGCGGCGGATCATCGAGGCGGCGATCGAGCGCGGGTTGGGTGTGGTCACGGAGGTGGGCAAGAAGCATCCCGCCGACCAGCAGCCCCTGGAGGTGCAGCGCCGCCAGATCAGGGAAGACCTCGAGGCCGGGGCGCAATTTGTCATCGTGGAGGCGCGCGAATCGGGCGTCGGGGTCGGCATCTACGACGCCGGGGGAGAGGTGGACACGGACGCGCTGGTCGCGCTGGAGACGGCCGCGCCGCCGGATCGCCTCGTCTGGGAGGCCCCGCTCAAGTCCCAGCAGGAGGCGCTGATCGATCGGTTCGGCCCGAACGTCAACCTCGGCAACATCCATCCGCAAGAGGTGTTGGCCCTCGAGGCCCTGCGCGTGGGACTGCGCGGCGACACCCTGCGCCGGGCGGCTCGTGCCGGCGCCCGGCATGAGTGAACTGGTGCCGGCGTACGGCGGGCGGCTCGTGTCCGCCGAGCCAGCGGGCGCGCAGCGACGCGAGCTCGTCGCGCGCGCCGCCCACATGCCGTCGATTCCCGTGGCGGACGTCACGCTCGCGCACCTGGAGGCCATCGCGACGGGCGCCTACAGCCCGCTGACAGGGTTCATGGACGCCCGGGACTGCCGATCGGTCGTCGAGCGGCTGCGCCTCGCGGACGGCCGCCCGTGGCCGGTCCCGGTGCTGCTGCCCGTGCCGCAGGAGTGGGCGCGGCGGCGCCGGCCCGGCGAGGAGGTCGCCATCACGGACGCCGGGGGGCGCCTGATGGGGGTGCTCCGCCTGGACGACCTCTTCCGCCCCGACCCGAAGTGGAAAGCCGAGCCCTCGT of Clostridia bacterium contains these proteins:
- a CDS encoding cold-shock protein, whose translation is MEGTVKWFSAEKGYGFITRDDGQGDVFVHFSEIQGSGFRTLNEGQRVSFEVADSPKGPQAQKVVAL
- a CDS encoding CapA family protein, which gives rise to MRMARGLRVAVLACVAGLLVFGSAGPAHAPAAPSAGFVSEPAATMSEAPPVPAGVPPVETSKPPAPPPLIRLVAGGDVRLSDRVDEIIRQHGVDYPWRNLAPVFQQADVVLVNFEMSVGNAGKPAHKTYVFRAPAENLDGMAAAGVTVAGMANNHILDYGVPGLETALEASRARGLVPVGAGMDADEAWAVRVVRPSRTAPSEAATGASGLGEDRGACVAFVAATRIFPYEEWLATAARPGVAGAHDEDRLIAGIGLARQKCDNVVVAIHWGVEGSPRPKPSDRDLAHRMIDAGATVVVGSHPHVLQGVERYGDGLIAYSLGNLIFTPNGRNAWTGRTMVIEATLQGGAVVDARLVPFVLRKASPDVPDAEERRAILERVDQLSRAWGVQVNPDGALWWPAPSGG
- a CDS encoding SDR family NAD(P)-dependent oxidoreductase; protein product: MADGRLQGKTILVTGASRGIGRAVALALAREGAQLALTARDAARLSDVAGECRTAGAPAVWSLAGDVRERDFPARCVAEAEKALGPLWGLVNNAGVGHYAPVDELHPDAWDEMMDVNARAVFLFCRAAIPGMKARRSGHIVNIASVAGTTTFPGGAGYCASKWAVMALSDTLTQELKPFEIRVTAVCPGSVQTGFAGSTPKPWSLRPEDVADAVLHVLAARPGVIYNTILLRPQVPPERLG
- a CDS encoding 2-phosphosulfolactate phosphatase, encoding MTRLEATPVEVLPAREALEQLADFPWPRAVVAVVDQIRATSTIVAALAAGAREVWPVEEPSEAIGWREADPSWLLAGERGAVRLPGFDFGNSPREIEAAASRLRGGRLALATTNGSRALAAVPASAAAVYAFALMNVSATAHAMARAAQQSGAERMLIVCAGTEGSLAVDDLLAAGTLADRLVGWGAQPSGDAALVALAVHRLWRGRELECLRASRAGRNVMAVGLGEDLAACACVDRWPFAARRHGRAIVLEDCSNDRKG
- a CDS encoding aminotransferase class III-fold pyridoxal phosphate-dependent enzyme, producing the protein MTQHSALSQEPLVLMTSAERHVVRDHTGRAYLDAMAGLWCVNAGYGRAEIAEAAYRQMIRLPYYPHTQANAPAAELAARLARLLGGRLRRTYFVSSGSEANEAAFKIARQYHLQRHGGQRRYKIVGRHHSYHGTTLATLAASGMAARTERFEPLPGGFLRVPAPYCYRCPFGLAYPKCGVACAHQVEQAILAEGPETVAAVVLEPVQSAAGVLVPPKEYLPIVAEACRRHGVLLIVDEVITGFGRTGKMFGHHWYGVEPDLVTMAKALTSAYVPMGAVTATEEVFSAFLGEPGSGREAVQISTFGGHPVASAAALANLDILEREDLARNALEVGAYLLEALGRLRAHPAVGDIRGLGLLIGVELVADRESRRPLDPALAVQVARDCFQAGVIVGRSARTYVGGGHTLTIAPPLTWTREEADELVAALERALRRLDR
- a CDS encoding phosphosulfolactate synthase, which gives rise to MRSTKAWDGVCAHPIGGRLDKPRRAGVTMVIDKGLGLESTRELLALAGDYIDFIKLGFGTSAFYDAELLRAKIRLIRGHGVHVYPGGTFLEVAELQSATDAFLERAEALGFDYVEVSDGTLAIAPERRRRIIEAAIERGLGVVTEVGKKHPADQQPLEVQRRQIREDLEAGAQFVIVEARESGVGVGIYDAGGEVDTDALVALETAAPPDRLVWEAPLKSQQEALIDRFGPNVNLGNIHPQEVLALEALRVGLRGDTLRRAARAGARHE